The genomic segment ACGGTGCCGACGAGGGTGGTCCGCTCGCCGACCCCGGTGCGCGCGACGAGGCGTCCGGTCGCGTCGATCACGGCCGAGATGCCGGTGTTGGTGGCGCGCACCTGCGAGCGGCGGGTCTCGATGCTGCGGAACGCGGCCCCCTGGAGGTGCAGCTCCGGTCCGGCGCCGAAGGCGAACCAGGAGTCGTTCGAGAGCGTGAGGATCACGTCGGCCCCGTCGGCGACGGCGGCGCGCGCGAGCGCCGGGTCGAGTACGTCGTAACAGATGAGGGGCGCCACCCCGAGCGACGCCCCGCCGCGGATCGGCACGGAGACGACGCGCGCCCCCGCCCCCGCCGACCACGTGCCGAGCCACGGCAGCCGGCTCCGCAGCCATCTCGAGTCGAGGAACGCCGGCACGCGCTCGGTCAGCGGGAACAGCGTGGCCTTTCGATAGATGCCCGCGACGGCGGGCGGGATGGCGGCGTTCTCACGACCGACCCCGCCCCGTCCGCCGCTCGCGCCCTCCACGGCCGGCGCGAGGAAGAACGCGGCGTTGAACTCGGCCACGCCGTCCGTGTCGTACGCGCCGAAGACGAGCGGGACGCCGGCGCGCGCTGCGAAGTCGACGATCTCGCGATCGAAAGCGGCGCCGTCCTCGCTCTTCGGCTTCCCGAAGGTCGTCGGGTAGACCGTCTCGGGCCAGACGAGGACGTCGAGATCGCCGCGCGCGAGGAGTGGCGCCGAGAGCGCGACGTGGGTGTCGAGGATCGTTCGCACCGTCTCGTACTTTCCAATCGTCGCCGCCATGCGGTCGTAGTGGCCGAGGTTCGCCTGCACGAGCCCGATCGTGACTCCGGGGTCCACCGCGTGCGCGTCGAGCGCGGCGACGCGCCAGGCTCCGTACACGGAGAGCAGCGCGACGACGCCGGCCGCGCAGGCCGCCGGCGCCGCGACCGCGCGGCTCGCGAGACGCGCGCCGGCCGCGCGCGCGCGAAGTGCCGCCCACGCGAGCTCGTTCACCGCGACCATCGCAAAGGTGAGCCCGGGAACGCCGCTCAGGTCGGCCGCCTGGCGCCACCAGAGCGAGCCGTAGAGCGGGTAGCCGAGCGTGTCGCCGAAGAGCTTCGGCGTCACCGACTCGGTCGCGACGAAGGTCGCGGCCGACATGAGCGCGACGGCGGCGACGGCGTTCGGACGGGCTCGTCGGAGCCACGTCCGCGCGAGCGCGACGGTCACGAACTGCGGTTGGAGGAGCGGCGATGCCGCCGTCAACACCACGAGCGGCACGAGCGGCGACGCCTCGGCGTAGTCGGCGATCGCCCACGCGAACCACCCGAAGACGGCGAGCTCGAAGGCGACCGCCATGGCGAGGCCCGCCGCGAACGCGGCGCGGAGCGAGCGTACGCCGTCGAGCACACGGAGGAAGGGCACGAGCCCGACCCACCCGAGCGCGAGCCAGGGCCACGCCGCGCTCGAGTAGAGCGCGTAGAGGACGGCCGACGCCACGATGGCGAGACCGGCCGAGGCCACCCGGCCGCGCGCACCGACGGCTCTCAATGGACGGGTTCGCCGGCCTTGCGCTCCGGCGGATGGAGCACGCGATCCGGATCCAGTCCCGGCGGCGCCATGTCGCGCGGCACCACGCGATCGTCGGGCACCCTCACGACCCGGCCGCGCCCGTCGAGGAACTCGTAGTCCGGGTGGAACATGAGGATCGCCGGCAGCGTCTCGCCGTCGTCGGTGGTCTGGTAGTGGCGCACGTAGCCCTCGGGCAGCGGGAAGCCCTCGGGCACGCTGAGGCCCGGCTTCGGCGGATCCGTGCCGGGAAGCCCGAAGGCGGCGATTCCGGTGTGGATCCCCTCCTCGCGAAGCGCGCGGATGGCGTCACCCGCGTCGAGCTCGCGCGGCGACGTCTCGGGCGCCGGCGCGGCCGCGCCGCCGTGTCCCGTCCGTTCCTCGACCGGCGCCGCCACCACCCGCCGGGGGACGACCCGCTCCGCGCGCGGCGGCGCGGCGGCGGAGGGCACCGCCGCCACCGGGGACGCCACCGGCGCCTCGGTGCCGGCGGCGGCTGCGACGACCGGCGTGCTCGCCGCCGTCCCCGCAGCGCGGATCAACGCGACCGCGACGAGCGTCACGGCGATCGGGATCGCGACGGCGGCCGCGATCATCCACGGAAGCCGGCGCGTGCCGGCGGCGCGCACGATGCGGACGCCGTCGTCGTTCGCATGCGGCGATCGACTCTGAGACGCCATGCGGGACGGAAGCTATATACGAGAGCGGCATCGGGAGCGGCAAGCACGGAGCAGAAAAACGGCGCGGCCGCCGCGCAAGGCGCGCGACGGCCGCGTGAACGCGAACGACGGTCCCGCCGTTACGGCGTCGCCGGGTTGTTGACGCTGATCGCCCAGCCCATGCGGTCGTGGCCGTTCTGGTTCCAGGCGGGGTTCTTGCCGCCGACGATCTGCGCGTCGGTGAAGTACGAGGCGCTCGTGCCCGAGCCCGTGCCGCCGAAGAGGCCGACCGAGACCGTCGCGCCCAGGTACGTCCCGTGCGTGTTGTCCGACTGGATGTAGTCATAGCTCGTGCCCGCGTTCACGAAGTGGGTGTTGGCGTCCCGGATCGTGGAGCGCAGCGTCGACGTGATACGCGTCACGTACACGGCCTCGGACTCGCCCTGCACGTAGCGGAGCGCATCGGAGTCGATCTGGCCGTCGCCGTTCGCGTCGTAGTCCGCGCCCATGTACTGCGCGAAGTCGTCGGCGCACGTGAAGCCGTACTGGTTCGCGAAGTTGCACATCCGCCAGTTCATCTTGGCGATGTACGGCAGGAACGTGTTCTGCTTGTTCTGTTGCACGCCGCCGATCGTGCAACTGCTGAGCGCGTTGTCGGCGTCGTAGCCCGGGTAGTAGAGGTTCGCGATCACCTTGAGCTTGGTCCCGCCGTAGGCGTTGGCGTTGATGTAGCTCATCGCGTTCTGCACGTAGGTCGTGCAGTTGTTGAGGGCGGTGTCGAGCACGCCGAGGTTGCACGTGCCGCTCTGGCCCGCGAAGTTGCTGCGCGCCTGGAGACCGTCGTTGCCGCACATCTCGAAGGTGACGACGCGGGTGTTCGTCGTCTGCATGTACGAGCGCTCTTTCACGATCTTGTTGTTGTAGATGTCGGAGGCGACGGCGCCCGACTTGGTCCGCCGGATCGTCTCGATGTCGGCGTTCCAGAGCTTCGAGAGATACTCGCCGTCGACCGTCGGAGCCGAGCGCCGCGCGACGCT from the Deltaproteobacteria bacterium genome contains:
- the lnt gene encoding apolipoprotein N-acyltransferase: MASAVLYALYSSAAWPWLALGWVGLVPFLRVLDGVRSLRAAFAAGLAMAVAFELAVFGWFAWAIADYAEASPLVPLVVLTAASPLLQPQFVTVALARTWLRRARPNAVAAVALMSAATFVATESVTPKLFGDTLGYPLYGSLWWRQAADLSGVPGLTFAMVAVNELAWAALRARAAGARLASRAVAAPAACAAGVVALLSVYGAWRVAALDAHAVDPGVTIGLVQANLGHYDRMAATIGKYETVRTILDTHVALSAPLLARGDLDVLVWPETVYPTTFGKPKSEDGAAFDREIVDFAARAGVPLVFGAYDTDGVAEFNAAFFLAPAVEGASGGRGGVGRENAAIPPAVAGIYRKATLFPLTERVPAFLDSRWLRSRLPWLGTWSAGAGARVVSVPIRGGASLGVAPLICYDVLDPALARAAVADGADVILTLSNDSWFAFGAGPELHLQGAAFRSIETRRSQVRATNTGISAVIDATGRLVARTGVGERTTLVGTVRPERTATTLVVRYGEWIAPGAWVLVAAIAGSALRDREFRAIGS
- a CDS encoding SGNH/GDSL hydrolase family protein, with product MRFGRHLVPLLGLCAVAVVTSEATASTITQNVSWTIDRAGTTTKYRLTAYGDSIYAGYRGSLSSVARRSAPTVDGEYLSKLWNADIETIRRTKSGAVASDIYNNKIVKERSYMQTTNTRVVTFEMCGNDGLQARSNFAGQSGTCNLGVLDTALNNCTTYVQNAMSYINANAYGGTKLKVIANLYYPGYDADNALSSCTIGGVQQNKQNTFLPYIAKMNWRMCNFANQYGFTCADDFAQYMGADYDANGDGQIDSDALRYVQGESEAVYVTRITSTLRSTIRDANTHFVNAGTSYDYIQSDNTHGTYLGATVSVGLFGGTGSGTSASYFTDAQIVGGKNPAWNQNGHDRMGWAISVNNPATP